One region of Termitidicoccus mucosus genomic DNA includes:
- a CDS encoding class I SAM-dependent methyltransferase, producing MPDPVAVNSMFARIARRYDVANRLLSGGMDIWWRHRLVRAVRRAAPSDVLDLATGSGDVAFALCRGLPAGTRITGMDFCQPMLDEAEEKKRGGVQRGRAAYGAIAFRQGDGMALPLADASFDAVTISFGLRNMADRHRSLSEMHRVLRPGGCVFVLEFSQPWRWFRPLYYFYLRHLLPRIAGFVTGDRAAYDYLNRTIAAFPARPAMEEELRRAGFADVRSFGMTCGIVALHRGTRIAG from the coding sequence ATGCCCGACCCGGTCGCCGTCAATTCCATGTTCGCCCGCATCGCCCGTCGTTACGACGTGGCGAACCGCCTGCTTAGCGGCGGCATGGATATCTGGTGGCGTCATCGCCTCGTGCGCGCGGTGCGCCGCGCCGCCCCGTCCGACGTGCTCGACCTCGCCACCGGGAGCGGCGACGTGGCCTTCGCGCTCTGTCGCGGCCTGCCCGCCGGCACGCGCATCACCGGGATGGATTTCTGCCAGCCCATGCTCGACGAGGCCGAGGAGAAAAAACGCGGGGGCGTGCAACGCGGCCGCGCCGCCTACGGCGCCATCGCCTTCCGCCAGGGCGACGGCATGGCGCTTCCGCTCGCCGACGCCTCGTTCGACGCCGTCACGATTTCCTTCGGCCTGCGCAACATGGCCGACCGCCACCGTTCGCTCTCCGAAATGCACCGTGTGCTGCGTCCCGGCGGATGTGTCTTCGTGCTCGAATTTTCGCAGCCCTGGCGGTGGTTCCGCCCGCTTTATTATTTCTACCTGCGCCATCTCCTGCCGCGCATCGCGGGATTCGTGACGGGCGACCGCGCCGCCTACGATTACCTCAACCGTACCATCGCCGCCTTCCCCGCGCGCCCCGCGATGGAGGAAGAACTGCGCCGCGCCGGTTTCGCCGACGTGCGTTCCTTCGGCATGACCTGCGGCATCGTCGCCCTGCATCGCGGCACACGCATCGCCGGGTAA
- a CDS encoding acetate/propionate family kinase, translated as MNVLVANLGSTSFKYRLYALDGGSARLLARGGFERVTDYGAVIDQAMGELAAAGHKQIDAVGFKTVLGGDITGCLFADESVEKALLDTADLAPAHNPPYAAGIRTFRERLPAVPRVALFETAFYQWVAPAAHRYAVPEAWYKAGIRRYGFHGASHKFMAERSAELLGREDIAAAARNLYLHGPAKNTGAPLRVISCHLGGSSSVTAIRDGVAVATSMGLSPQSGLPQNNRVGDLDSAALPCAMRRLGLTVEEAERQLAKESGLLGLSGVGNDLRDIKAAADRGDARARLAIDALVYSIRHYIGAFWVQLGGCDALVFTAGISENNPWLREAVCENLAALGLELDPAANAAAAPETDLAGKTSRTKILVIPANEELVVARETARLVAARRTNPK; from the coding sequence ATGAACGTCCTCGTCGCCAACCTCGGTTCCACCTCGTTCAAATACCGCCTCTACGCCCTCGACGGCGGGAGCGCGCGGCTCCTCGCGCGCGGCGGATTCGAACGCGTGACCGATTATGGCGCCGTCATCGACCAGGCGATGGGCGAACTGGCCGCCGCCGGCCACAAGCAAATCGACGCCGTCGGCTTCAAGACCGTCCTCGGCGGAGACATCACCGGCTGCCTTTTCGCGGACGAGTCGGTGGAAAAAGCCCTGCTCGACACCGCCGACCTCGCGCCCGCGCACAACCCGCCCTACGCCGCGGGCATCCGTACCTTCCGCGAGCGCCTGCCCGCCGTGCCGCGCGTCGCGCTCTTCGAGACCGCGTTTTACCAGTGGGTCGCGCCCGCCGCGCATCGCTACGCCGTGCCGGAAGCCTGGTATAAAGCCGGCATCCGCCGCTACGGCTTCCACGGCGCCAGCCACAAATTCATGGCCGAACGCTCCGCCGAGCTCCTCGGCCGCGAAGACATCGCCGCCGCCGCGCGCAACCTCTACCTGCACGGCCCCGCGAAAAACACCGGCGCGCCCCTGCGCGTCATCTCCTGCCATCTCGGCGGTTCCAGCTCCGTCACCGCGATTCGCGACGGCGTGGCCGTGGCCACCAGCATGGGCCTGAGCCCTCAGTCAGGGCTTCCGCAAAACAACCGCGTCGGCGACCTCGACTCCGCCGCGCTCCCCTGCGCGATGCGCCGCCTCGGCCTGACCGTCGAGGAGGCGGAAAGACAGCTCGCCAAGGAGTCCGGCCTGCTCGGGCTCTCCGGCGTGGGCAACGACCTGCGCGACATCAAGGCCGCCGCCGACCGGGGCGACGCCCGCGCCCGGCTCGCCATCGACGCCCTCGTGTATTCGATCCGTCACTACATAGGCGCGTTCTGGGTGCAGCTTGGCGGCTGCGACGCCCTCGTCTTCACCGCCGGCATCAGCGAGAATAATCCTTGGCTGCGCGAAGCCGTCTGCGAAAACCTCGCCGCCCTCGGCCTCGAACTCGACCCCGCGGCCAACGCCGCCGCCGCGCCCGAGACTGACCTCGCGGGCAAAACCTCGCGCACGAAAATCCTCGTCATCCCCGCCAACGAGGAACTCGTCGTCGCGCGCGAAACCGCGCGGCTTGTCGCCGCGCGGCGGACAAATCCCAAATAA
- a CDS encoding BMC domain-containing protein: MAQSALGLLETRGLTALVAGVDAMLKSANVTLVGPMKQVGNALVTAVVTGDVAAVKAATEAGATAARTYGEVVSVQVIARPHDDVATVLPKAAAPAKK, translated from the coding sequence ATGGCACAATCAGCCCTTGGACTCCTCGAAACCCGTGGCCTCACCGCGCTCGTCGCCGGTGTGGACGCGATGCTCAAATCCGCCAACGTCACCCTCGTCGGCCCGATGAAACAAGTCGGCAACGCCCTCGTGACCGCGGTGGTCACCGGTGACGTCGCCGCCGTCAAGGCCGCCACCGAGGCCGGCGCGACCGCCGCCCGCACCTACGGCGAAGTCGTCAGCGTGCAGGTCATCGCCCGCCCTCACGACGACGTCGCCACCGTCCTCCCGAAAGCCGCCGCTCCCGCGAAGAAGTAA
- a CDS encoding EutN/CcmL family microcompartment protein, which translates to MNLVRIDGTITATACHPSMRGFRTVICQPIDETGAAAGDPILAIDTHGAALHQRAILSTDGSTTRQMVRDPRSPLRNLIIGIADANEKTRK; encoded by the coding sequence ATGAATCTCGTCCGCATCGACGGCACCATCACCGCCACCGCCTGCCATCCCAGCATGCGCGGTTTTCGCACGGTGATTTGCCAGCCCATCGACGAGACCGGCGCGGCCGCGGGAGACCCGATTCTCGCCATCGACACCCACGGCGCGGCCTTGCACCAGCGCGCCATCCTGAGCACCGACGGCTCGACCACCCGCCAGATGGTGCGCGATCCGCGCTCGCCCCTTCGCAACCTCATCATCGGCATCGCCGATGCCAACGAGAAAACCCGGAAGTAA
- a CDS encoding BMC domain-containing protein, producing the protein MSESLGMIETKGYVGAVEASDAMVKAAGVTLAKQVQIGGGLVTVLVKGDVGSVKAAVDAGADAAKRVGELVCAHVIARPHADLLKQFSL; encoded by the coding sequence ATGAGTGAATCTCTAGGAATGATTGAAACCAAAGGCTACGTCGGCGCCGTTGAGGCGAGCGACGCGATGGTCAAGGCGGCGGGCGTCACGCTCGCCAAGCAAGTCCAGATCGGCGGCGGCCTCGTCACCGTCCTCGTCAAAGGCGATGTCGGCAGCGTGAAAGCCGCCGTTGACGCCGGGGCCGATGCCGCCAAGCGCGTCGGCGAGCTCGTCTGCGCGCACGTCATCGCCCGCCCGCATGCCGATTTGCTCAAGCAATTCAGCCTCTGA
- a CDS encoding EutN/CcmL family microcompartment protein yields MFLARVIGSVVSTKKDETMTGRKLLLLRPMFPDEANPAALKPGGNTIVAVDALGAGAGDLVLFCQGSSARMATGMKPLPIDAAVVGLVDTVEVLGKKAT; encoded by the coding sequence ATGTTTCTCGCCCGTGTCATCGGCTCCGTGGTCTCCACCAAGAAGGACGAGACCATGACTGGCCGCAAACTCCTCCTGTTGCGCCCCATGTTTCCCGATGAGGCCAACCCCGCCGCGCTCAAACCCGGCGGCAACACCATCGTCGCCGTTGACGCCCTCGGGGCCGGCGCGGGCGACCTCGTGCTCTTCTGCCAGGGCAGCTCCGCGCGCATGGCCACCGGCATGAAGCCGCTCCCCATCGACGCCGCCGTCGTCGGCTTGGTGGACACCGTGGAGGTGCTCGGAAAAAAAGCCACCTGA
- a CDS encoding aldo/keto reductase, producing MTAKPTVPLVTLNDGRRIPQLGIGMWQVPDAQVASVLKAALEAGYRAIDTAAAYQNETAIGEALRAAPVPREQLFVTTKLWNSDHGADRAPRALEESLARLGLGYVDLYLIHWPLPSRNEYADTWKALVRLRDEGRAKSIGVSNFTPSHLRRIIDATGVVPAVNQVELHPQFPQAALRAFHAGRGIVTESWSPLAQGGDLLNDPVVRKIAAKHRRTPAQVILRWHIELGLMVIPKSVTPARIAENADIFNFSLDAGDMAAFAKLNKGHRIGPDPDTFAMT from the coding sequence ATGACCGCCAAACCGACAGTCCCGCTTGTCACCCTCAACGACGGCCGTCGCATCCCGCAACTCGGGATCGGCATGTGGCAGGTCCCCGATGCCCAAGTCGCCTCCGTGCTCAAAGCCGCGCTCGAGGCCGGCTACCGCGCCATCGACACCGCCGCCGCCTATCAAAACGAGACCGCCATCGGCGAGGCGCTGCGCGCCGCCCCGGTTCCGCGCGAGCAGCTTTTTGTCACCACCAAGCTGTGGAATTCCGACCACGGCGCCGACCGCGCGCCCAGGGCTCTGGAAGAAAGCCTCGCGCGCCTCGGCCTCGGCTACGTCGATCTCTACCTCATTCACTGGCCGCTTCCGTCGCGTAATGAATATGCGGATACGTGGAAGGCGCTCGTCCGCCTGCGCGACGAGGGGCGCGCGAAATCGATCGGCGTGTCCAATTTCACGCCCTCGCACCTGCGCCGCATCATCGACGCGACCGGAGTCGTCCCCGCCGTGAACCAGGTCGAGCTTCATCCGCAGTTTCCGCAGGCCGCGCTCCGCGCCTTCCATGCCGGGCGCGGCATTGTCACGGAATCCTGGAGCCCGCTCGCCCAAGGCGGCGACCTGCTCAATGACCCGGTCGTCCGGAAAATCGCCGCAAAACACAGGCGCACGCCGGCCCAGGTCATCCTGCGCTGGCACATCGAGCTCGGCCTGATGGTCATCCCGAAATCCGTGACCCCCGCGCGCATCGCGGAAAACGCGGACATCTTCAATTTCTCGCTCGATGCCGGCGACATGGCCGCCTTCGCCAAGCTCAACAAAGGCCACCGCATCGGCCCCGATCCGGATACATTTGCGATGACGTGA
- a CDS encoding putative Na+/H+ antiporter translates to MKSRMLPLVALLWFVSAGFSCAAGAPEPDAPFPRPLSSYGDTAGTALADTLIARVKAEPLNLVATVIFFLAIVHTFMAEHFRRMAHHAEQEHLARLAERHEPPRCSDNDEDGGPDEVSFKAQVLHFFGEVEAVFGIWALVLAGAVLWFKGWDTVAGYIGHTVNFTEPMFVVVIMALASTRPVLWFAERCLRAIASVGKGSVAAWWLTILIVAPLLGSFITEPAAMTIAAMLLGRQFYALKPSRLLAYATIGLLFVNVSVGGTLTHFAAPPVLMVAAKWDWNMAFMLAHFGWKAALGIVVSSALYFMAFRKELAALNQARAAAAAADAKGAQRPAEPPVPAWVVIVQLGFMAWTVLVAHHPALFIGGFLFFLAFSQATAHHQGRLDLRPSMLVGFFLAGLVIHGGLQGWWIEPVLSRLGEFPLFAGATVLTAFNDNAAITYLATLVPDFTDGLKYAVVAGAVTGGGLTVIANAPNPAGQSLLKPWFPHGVAPLWLFLGALIPTLVQALAFRLL, encoded by the coding sequence ATGAAATCACGCATGCTCCCGCTCGTCGCGCTTCTGTGGTTTGTTTCAGCCGGGTTTTCCTGCGCGGCCGGCGCGCCGGAGCCGGACGCGCCGTTTCCGCGGCCACTTTCATCCTACGGCGACACCGCGGGCACCGCGCTGGCCGACACGCTCATCGCCCGCGTCAAGGCCGAGCCTTTGAACCTCGTGGCCACTGTGATTTTCTTTCTCGCCATCGTGCACACCTTCATGGCGGAGCATTTCCGCCGCATGGCGCACCACGCGGAGCAGGAGCACCTCGCCCGGCTCGCGGAGCGGCATGAGCCGCCGCGCTGCTCCGACAACGACGAGGACGGCGGCCCCGACGAAGTCAGCTTCAAGGCGCAGGTGCTGCACTTTTTCGGCGAAGTCGAGGCGGTGTTCGGCATCTGGGCGCTCGTGCTGGCCGGCGCGGTTTTATGGTTCAAGGGCTGGGACACCGTGGCCGGCTACATCGGCCACACGGTGAATTTTACCGAGCCCATGTTTGTCGTGGTCATCATGGCGCTCGCCTCGACACGGCCGGTGCTGTGGTTTGCGGAACGCTGCCTGCGCGCCATCGCGTCCGTCGGCAAGGGCTCGGTGGCGGCGTGGTGGCTCACCATCCTCATCGTCGCCCCGCTGCTCGGCTCGTTCATCACCGAACCCGCCGCGATGACCATCGCCGCGATGCTGCTCGGGCGCCAGTTCTACGCACTCAAGCCCTCGCGCCTCCTCGCCTACGCCACCATCGGCCTGCTCTTCGTCAACGTGTCGGTGGGCGGCACGCTCACCCATTTCGCCGCGCCGCCCGTGCTCATGGTCGCCGCCAAATGGGACTGGAACATGGCCTTCATGCTCGCGCATTTCGGCTGGAAAGCCGCGCTCGGCATCGTGGTCTCCTCGGCGCTGTATTTCATGGCGTTCAGGAAAGAGCTTGCCGCGCTGAACCAAGCCCGCGCGGCCGCCGCCGCCGCGGATGCGAAGGGCGCGCAGCGTCCCGCCGAGCCGCCCGTGCCCGCCTGGGTCGTCATCGTGCAACTGGGCTTCATGGCCTGGACGGTTTTGGTGGCCCATCATCCAGCGCTGTTCATCGGCGGCTTTCTGTTCTTCCTAGCCTTCTCGCAGGCGACCGCGCACCACCAGGGCCGGCTTGACCTGAGACCGTCGATGCTCGTGGGCTTTTTCCTCGCCGGGCTGGTCATCCACGGCGGGCTGCAAGGCTGGTGGATTGAGCCCGTGCTCTCGCGGCTGGGTGAATTTCCGCTCTTCGCCGGGGCGACCGTGCTGACCGCGTTCAACGACAACGCCGCCATCACCTACCTCGCCACGCTCGTGCCCGACTTCACCGATGGCCTGAAATACGCCGTCGTCGCCGGCGCGGTCACCGGCGGCGGCCTCACGGTCATTGCCAACGCGCCGAATCCCGCCGGCCAGTCGCTCCTCAAGCCCTGGTTCCCGCACGGCGTCGCCCCCCTCTGGCTGTTCCTCGGCGCGCTCATCCCCACGCTCGTGCAGGCGCTGGCCTTCCGGCTGCTCTGA
- a CDS encoding BMC domain-containing protein, whose amino-acid sequence MAQEALGMIETKGFCTLIEAADAALKAANVTMTGYEAIGSGHVAAFFRGDVAALKAAIDAGAEAARRVGDIVATQVIPRPHDDIGALGKWIA is encoded by the coding sequence ATGGCACAAGAAGCACTCGGCATGATTGAAACCAAAGGTTTCTGCACCCTTATCGAGGCGGCCGACGCCGCCCTCAAAGCCGCCAACGTCACCATGACCGGTTACGAGGCGATCGGCTCCGGCCACGTCGCGGCGTTTTTCCGCGGCGACGTCGCCGCCCTCAAGGCCGCCATCGACGCCGGCGCCGAAGCCGCCCGCCGTGTCGGCGACATCGTCGCCACCCAGGTCATCCCGCGCCCGCACGACGACATCGGCGCCCTCGGCAAGTGGATCGCGTGA
- a CDS encoding aldehyde dehydrogenase family protein, whose amino-acid sequence MALQIDENLVRSIVSDVVRNIRSGSSPAAVATGGAPAVASPSSGPRHGVFQDVPSAAAAAQKGFEQLRAKGVAARKQVVDIIKKLATANAEAWGKFEFEETKIGRLEHKIAKLQIVRLVPGVEWLRPYALSGDHGLMHEEYTPFGVVAAILPVTHSVPTLSGNIINAIAAGNSILFNPHPGGARSAALAVRAYNEAIQAATGIENLVCTIEKPTLESFDALCKSPLVNLLVVTGGPGVVNAAMKSGKRAICAGPGNPPVLVDDTVCTDKAAKDIIYGCGFDNNLLCIGEKQVFVLDRVANALVRSLEKAGAVRLLPAQTEKLAREVFTMKPDAGGCSHPVLNRELVGKDASVLAARAGLSIPQFTPILIGETDPDHPFVMEEQMMPMLPIVRVKTVEEGIALAKKSEHGYKHSSIIHSLNVDRMTAMAREMDTTLFVKNGPSTTGLGLDGEGYLSYSIATTTGEGITNPQTFTRTRRCVLVDALKIY is encoded by the coding sequence ATGGCTCTCCAAATCGACGAAAACCTGGTCCGCTCCATCGTCTCCGACGTGGTTCGCAATATCCGTTCCGGCTCCTCTCCCGCCGCAGTCGCCACCGGCGGCGCGCCCGCCGTGGCCAGCCCGTCCTCCGGCCCGCGTCACGGTGTTTTTCAGGATGTGCCGTCCGCCGCCGCCGCCGCGCAGAAAGGCTTCGAGCAACTCCGCGCCAAAGGCGTCGCCGCCCGCAAGCAGGTCGTGGACATCATCAAGAAACTCGCCACCGCCAATGCCGAGGCCTGGGGCAAGTTCGAGTTCGAGGAGACCAAAATCGGCCGCCTCGAACACAAGATTGCCAAGCTCCAGATCGTGCGACTCGTCCCCGGTGTCGAATGGCTCCGCCCCTACGCGCTGAGCGGCGACCACGGCCTCATGCACGAGGAATACACCCCCTTCGGCGTCGTCGCGGCCATCCTCCCCGTCACGCATTCCGTGCCCACGCTCTCCGGCAACATCATCAACGCCATCGCCGCCGGAAACTCCATCCTCTTCAACCCCCATCCCGGCGGCGCACGTTCCGCGGCTCTGGCCGTGCGCGCCTACAACGAGGCCATCCAGGCCGCCACCGGCATTGAAAACCTCGTCTGCACCATCGAGAAGCCCACCCTCGAGTCGTTCGACGCCCTCTGCAAATCGCCGCTCGTCAACCTTCTCGTCGTCACAGGCGGCCCCGGCGTGGTCAACGCCGCCATGAAATCCGGCAAACGCGCCATCTGCGCCGGCCCCGGCAACCCGCCCGTGCTCGTGGACGACACCGTCTGCACCGACAAAGCCGCGAAGGACATCATCTACGGCTGCGGCTTCGACAACAACCTCCTCTGCATCGGCGAAAAACAGGTCTTCGTCCTCGACCGCGTCGCCAACGCCCTCGTCCGCAGCCTCGAAAAAGCCGGCGCCGTCCGCCTCCTGCCCGCGCAAACCGAGAAGCTCGCCCGCGAGGTCTTCACCATGAAGCCCGATGCCGGCGGCTGCTCGCACCCCGTGCTCAACCGCGAGCTTGTCGGCAAGGACGCCTCCGTGCTCGCCGCCCGCGCCGGCCTCAGCATTCCGCAATTCACGCCCATCCTCATCGGCGAAACCGACCCCGATCACCCCTTCGTCATGGAAGAGCAGATGATGCCCATGCTGCCCATCGTGCGCGTGAAAACGGTCGAGGAAGGCATCGCCCTCGCGAAAAAATCCGAGCACGGCTACAAGCACTCCTCGATCATCCACTCGCTCAACGTGGATCGCATGACCGCCATGGCCCGCGAAATGGACACCACCCTTTTCGTAAAAAACGGCCCCAGCACCACCGGCCTCGGCCTCGATGGCGAAGGCTACCTCAGCTACTCCATCGCCACGACCACCGGCGAAGGCATCACCAACCCGCAAACGTTCACCCGCACCCGCCGCTGCGTGCTCGTGGACGCGCTGAAGATTTATTGA
- a CDS encoding class II aldolase/adducin family protein, with translation MAQFLTAREVEKLIRNGHPIPADAKLTPSARDYLTEHGKSSLNARPAAGPSAGSNALKAAGVGVEPIVPDYEYKWTPGADPKAPEAIAAFFTSPAIETLKRRMVDMGRRMWEKDYTDGNGGNITVRVGDNLVLCTPTLISKGFMTAEDICLIDMDGKQLAGRRKRTSEAMTHLAIMKRQPLCKSCVHAHPPHATAFAVARVQPPTCLIPEADIFLGKIALAKYETPGTPEMASTVGEVGKDNQCVLLLNHGVITWGKDVEDAYWKMENADAYCKTIWIASQLGGEIGDGVGGAKARDFIKIRKALGMPDNRDGLKECELCDNSDFRPGVMCRVPDTPAEPATSPEVEALVSKLTEEILKQLAVK, from the coding sequence ATGGCTCAATTCCTCACCGCCCGCGAAGTCGAAAAACTCATTCGCAATGGCCACCCCATTCCGGCCGACGCCAAACTCACGCCCAGCGCGCGCGACTACCTGACCGAGCACGGCAAGTCTTCGCTCAATGCGCGTCCCGCCGCCGGCCCGTCCGCCGGCAGCAACGCGCTCAAGGCCGCCGGCGTGGGAGTCGAGCCCATCGTGCCCGACTACGAATACAAATGGACGCCCGGTGCCGACCCGAAGGCCCCCGAGGCCATTGCCGCCTTCTTCACCTCGCCCGCCATCGAGACCCTCAAGCGCCGCATGGTGGACATGGGCCGCCGCATGTGGGAAAAGGACTACACCGACGGCAACGGCGGCAACATCACCGTGCGCGTCGGCGACAACCTCGTCCTCTGCACCCCCACGCTCATTTCGAAAGGGTTCATGACCGCCGAGGACATCTGCCTCATCGACATGGACGGCAAACAACTCGCCGGCCGCCGCAAACGCACCAGCGAGGCCATGACGCACCTCGCGATCATGAAACGCCAGCCCCTCTGCAAGTCCTGCGTGCACGCCCATCCCCCGCACGCCACCGCCTTTGCCGTCGCCCGCGTGCAGCCTCCCACCTGCCTCATCCCCGAGGCCGACATCTTCCTCGGCAAAATCGCCCTGGCCAAATACGAAACCCCCGGCACTCCCGAAATGGCCAGCACCGTCGGCGAGGTCGGCAAGGACAACCAGTGCGTCCTCCTGCTCAACCACGGCGTCATCACTTGGGGCAAGGACGTCGAGGACGCCTATTGGAAAATGGAAAACGCCGACGCCTACTGCAAAACCATCTGGATCGCATCCCAGCTTGGCGGCGAGATCGGCGACGGCGTGGGCGGGGCCAAGGCCCGCGATTTCATAAAAATCCGCAAGGCCCTCGGCATGCCCGACAACCGCGACGGCCTGAAGGAATGCGAACTCTGCGACAACAGCGATTTCCGTCCCGGCGTGATGTGCCGCGTCCCCGACACCCCCGCCGAGCCCGCCACCAGCCCCGAAGTCGAGGCGCTCGTGAGCAAACTCACCGAGGAAATCCTGAAGCAGCTCGCGGTGAAATAA
- a CDS encoding EutN/CcmL family microcompartment protein, whose protein sequence is MRLGTVIGRVTLTLQEPVYRGGTLLLIQPLSRSQYAGLSQKKLQQTSAQPPAALTKANALVAYDQLGAAPGHIVGFTEGAEATAPFAIDAPVDAYVACIVDRIDYRPPATA, encoded by the coding sequence ATGCGCTTGGGCACTGTCATCGGCCGGGTCACGCTTACGCTCCAGGAGCCCGTTTATCGGGGCGGCACCCTGTTGCTCATCCAGCCGCTGTCCCGTTCCCAATACGCCGGGCTGTCGCAGAAAAAACTCCAGCAAACCTCCGCCCAGCCGCCCGCCGCGCTCACCAAGGCGAACGCCCTCGTGGCCTACGACCAGCTCGGAGCCGCGCCCGGTCATATCGTGGGGTTCACCGAGGGCGCCGAGGCCACCGCGCCCTTCGCCATCGACGCCCCCGTCGATGCCTACGTCGCCTGCATCGTCGACCGGATCGACTACCGCCCGCCCGCCACCGCCTGA